A single region of the Arthrobacter sp. V1I7 genome encodes:
- a CDS encoding SRPBCC family protein, producing METVEKTIDVAVPVRAAYDQWTQFESFPEIMSGVESVTQLTDTTNHWVTKIGGVRREFDTEIVEQKPDERIAWRSVDGKSHAGVVTFTPLDASHTQVSVRFEWAPETFTEKVGSALNIDDLKVQADLRKFKDFIESRGTETGAWRGEVDDSGPAGQV from the coding sequence ATGGAAACCGTTGAAAAGACTATTGACGTCGCTGTTCCGGTACGTGCGGCCTACGACCAGTGGACACAGTTCGAATCCTTTCCCGAGATCATGTCCGGCGTCGAGTCGGTGACCCAGCTGACCGACACGACCAACCACTGGGTCACCAAAATCGGCGGCGTCCGGCGGGAATTCGACACAGAGATCGTGGAACAGAAGCCTGATGAGAGGATCGCCTGGCGCAGCGTCGACGGAAAGTCTCACGCCGGCGTCGTGACTTTCACCCCGCTGGACGCGAGCCACACCCAGGTCTCCGTCCGCTTCGAATGGGCTCCAGAAACTTTCACCGAGAAAGTCGGTTCGGCGTTGAACATCGATGATCTGAAGGTCCAGGCCGACCTGCGCAAGTTCAAGGACTTCATCGAGTCCCGCGGCACCGAAACCGGAGCCTGGCGCGGCGAAGTCGATGACAGCGGGCCCGCCGGACAGGTCTAG
- a CDS encoding GNAT family N-acetyltransferase, which translates to MTAPETAQKSVVGPVSVRPLRGADLDRADEILRAAFGTYLGVPDPFGTIDYIRTRFAADPHAAFAATVDGELVGSNFAVNWGSVGYFGPLTVRPDLWDHGVGKSLMEPIMGCFETWGNSHLGLFTYSHSPKHLELYRRYGFWPRFLTAVMQKQVGARGAVPDRVTYAELSAAERPGYLSSCRALTDAVYEGLDLEREIVAAHAQGLGDTVLLPGESGLDGLAVCHCGPGSEAGTGVCFVKFGAVRPGRQAGDRFERLLDACEQLAAERGLGQLEAGMNLGRPDAYQRMVARGFRTGFQGVTMHRPNEPGYSHPDAYVIDDWR; encoded by the coding sequence ATGACCGCACCGGAAACCGCGCAAAAGAGCGTCGTGGGCCCGGTGTCGGTCCGCCCGCTGCGCGGGGCGGACCTCGATCGCGCTGACGAGATCCTCAGGGCAGCGTTCGGGACGTACCTCGGGGTCCCCGATCCGTTCGGGACCATCGACTATATCCGTACTCGATTTGCCGCCGATCCGCACGCCGCCTTCGCCGCGACGGTCGACGGCGAGCTCGTCGGATCGAACTTCGCCGTCAACTGGGGCAGCGTCGGGTACTTCGGACCGTTGACCGTGCGTCCGGACCTGTGGGACCACGGCGTCGGCAAAAGCCTGATGGAGCCGATCATGGGCTGCTTCGAGACCTGGGGGAATAGCCACCTCGGCCTGTTCACCTACTCGCACAGTCCTAAGCACCTCGAACTCTACCGCCGGTACGGCTTCTGGCCCCGATTCCTGACCGCCGTCATGCAGAAGCAGGTCGGGGCCCGTGGCGCAGTGCCCGACCGGGTCACGTATGCGGAGCTGTCCGCCGCCGAGCGGCCTGGCTATCTCAGTTCCTGTCGCGCCCTGACCGACGCCGTGTACGAGGGTCTGGACCTGGAACGCGAGATCGTGGCCGCGCACGCGCAGGGACTCGGCGACACCGTGCTGCTGCCGGGCGAATCAGGGCTCGACGGGCTGGCCGTGTGTCACTGCGGACCGGGATCGGAGGCCGGCACGGGGGTGTGCTTCGTCAAGTTCGGTGCCGTACGCCCCGGCCGGCAGGCCGGTGACAGATTCGAACGACTACTCGACGCCTGCGAGCAACTGGCCGCCGAGCGCGGACTTGGTCAGCTCGAAGCCGGGATGAACCTGGGCCGCCCGGATGCCTATCAGCGCATGGTCGCCCGCGGTTTCCGTACCGGTTTCCAGGGCGTCACCATGCACCGCCCCAACGAGCCCGGCTACAGCCACCCCGACGCCTACGTGATCGACGACTGGCGCTGA